A region from the Streptomyces tsukubensis genome encodes:
- a CDS encoding IS481 family transposase codes for MSHRNARLTVHGRRILVERVLAGRPVAHVAAEMGISRPTAHKWVRRWRAEGDAGLLDRSSRPRTTPHRTPAVTEDEVCRLRTERKLGPARIGPILGLPASTVHRILVRHGLNRLAWLDRPTGEPVRRYERARPGELVHVDIKKLGNIPDGGGWRTVGRAAGEAHRQATTDARKSSKPVIGYSFVHSAVDDHSRLAYSEVLPDERQHTAAGFWQRANAFFTAHGITVQRVLTDNGSCYKARLFTRTLAATGITHKKIRPYRPQTNGKVERFNRTLLDEWAYQRPYHSNDERTRALADFLHTYNHHRSHTALGGHPPISRVNNPAGQYT; via the coding sequence AATGCCCGGCTGACCGTTCACGGCAGGCGGATCCTGGTCGAGCGTGTTCTCGCGGGCCGTCCGGTCGCGCATGTGGCGGCCGAGATGGGCATCTCCCGGCCGACCGCGCACAAGTGGGTCCGCCGGTGGCGGGCCGAGGGCGACGCGGGTCTTCTCGACCGCTCCAGCCGCCCGCGCACGACTCCGCACCGCACCCCGGCCGTGACGGAAGACGAAGTGTGCCGGCTGCGGACCGAACGCAAGCTCGGCCCAGCCCGCATCGGGCCGATCCTGGGCCTGCCCGCCTCGACCGTGCACCGGATCCTGGTCCGCCACGGTCTCAACCGGCTCGCCTGGCTCGACCGCCCCACCGGCGAACCGGTAAGACGCTACGAACGCGCCCGCCCGGGCGAACTGGTCCACGTCGACATCAAGAAACTGGGCAACATCCCCGACGGCGGCGGCTGGCGAACCGTGGGCAGAGCCGCCGGCGAAGCACACCGCCAGGCAACCACCGATGCCCGCAAAAGCAGCAAACCGGTGATCGGCTACTCGTTCGTCCACTCCGCCGTCGACGACCACTCCCGCCTGGCCTACAGCGAGGTCCTGCCCGACGAACGCCAGCACACCGCCGCAGGCTTCTGGCAACGCGCGAACGCGTTCTTCACCGCCCACGGCATCACCGTCCAGCGGGTCCTCACCGACAACGGCTCCTGCTACAAAGCCCGGCTGTTCACCCGGACCCTGGCCGCCACCGGCATCACCCACAAGAAGATCCGGCCCTACCGGCCACAGACCAACGGCAAGGTCGAACGCTTCAACCGCACCCTCCTGGACGAATGGGCCTACCAGCGGCCCTACCACTCGAACGACGAGCGGACCCGGGCCCTGGCAGACTTCCTCCACACCTACAACCACCACCGCAGCCACACCGCCCTCGGCGGACACCCACCCATCAGCCGCGTTAACAACCCTGCGGGTCAATACACCTAG
- a CDS encoding thiopeptide-type bacteriocin biosynthesis protein — translation MDSPAWQQVNISFPDWNRSEQTALTHLAPILFAAEDDGAITSWFHIRKRPCWRLRYLPSAESDPQNGRELDALTTAGHITGWTPAVYEPEIHAFGGPEAMETAHRFFHHDSRGLLTHLRDEHHPVGGHRREISLLLCTALMRTAGLDWYEQGDVWARVAAHRLLPVGRRSTTRQRAAVHRLLTVDTDDQTSENGPLARTREWARAYTTAGHKLSTLATTGALHRGLREVLAHHVIFAWNRLGLPYATQAALAATANEVVFGPDPTAHNDAAATSTDTGAPDPAQSAR, via the coding sequence ATGGACAGCCCCGCGTGGCAGCAGGTGAACATCTCCTTCCCCGACTGGAACAGATCCGAACAGACCGCCCTGACCCACCTCGCCCCGATCCTGTTCGCCGCCGAGGACGACGGCGCGATCACCTCGTGGTTCCACATCCGTAAACGCCCGTGCTGGCGCCTGCGCTACCTGCCATCCGCCGAGTCCGATCCACAGAACGGCCGGGAACTGGACGCGCTGACCACCGCCGGTCACATCACCGGCTGGACCCCCGCCGTCTACGAACCCGAGATCCACGCCTTCGGCGGACCGGAAGCCATGGAAACGGCCCACCGCTTCTTCCACCACGACAGCCGCGGACTGCTCACCCACCTCCGCGACGAGCACCACCCCGTGGGTGGACACCGCCGGGAGATATCGCTCCTGCTGTGCACCGCCCTGATGCGCACGGCGGGCCTCGACTGGTACGAACAGGGTGACGTCTGGGCCCGCGTCGCCGCCCACCGCCTCCTTCCGGTCGGCCGACGGAGCACCACCCGACAACGCGCCGCCGTACACCGACTGCTCACCGTGGATACGGACGACCAGACCTCCGAGAACGGCCCCCTGGCCCGTACCAGGGAATGGGCCCGTGCTTACACAACCGCCGGGCACAAACTCAGCACCCTCGCCACCACCGGAGCCCTCCACCGAGGACTCCGGGAGGTCCTCGCCCACCATGTGATCTTCGCGTGGAACCGCCTCGGCCTGCCGTACGCCACACAGGCCGCCCTCGCCGCCACCGCCAACGAAGTCGTCTTCGGCCCCGACCCCACCGCTCACAACGATGCTGCCGCGACGAGCACGGACACCGGCGCTCCCGACCCCGCCCAGTCCGCCCGCTGA
- a CDS encoding lanthionine synthetase C family protein, which produces MKPIPKALAAADALAAELADPHLTGPGAGGGGRAWPQSLARGAAGIALFHVVRAHAGRGDWDTARTWISQAASDDLTAAPNAGLYLGAPALAFVLQTAAGSTDRYRNALEKLEDATISITRRRLTEAHARINRGERPEMKEFDLIRGLTGFAAHHLTRHPDHEITADTLAYLVRLTEPPSRRGDALPPWWTGVSPNGEPTPDFPGGHGNFGLAHGIGAPLSVISLALLRGADVPGLADAAGRICAWTDQWRQGDDTEPWWPGFITFDQAAEGHVEPALRPRPSWCYGVAGTARAQQLAGLALHEPARVRAAENAMLAALRDPAQLDRIPGIGLCHGTAGLLHAAWRIADQTGSPAITAELPQMIDRLTAALDQSDRNPELLDGAAGAALVLHTVGTGTVAAPYWDTFLALA; this is translated from the coding sequence GTGAAACCGATACCAAAGGCGCTGGCCGCCGCCGACGCCCTAGCCGCCGAACTGGCCGACCCCCACCTCACCGGGCCCGGAGCTGGCGGCGGCGGCCGAGCGTGGCCGCAGTCCCTGGCCAGGGGTGCGGCTGGCATCGCCCTGTTCCACGTCGTACGAGCTCACGCCGGGCGCGGCGACTGGGACACCGCCCGAACCTGGATCTCCCAGGCCGCCTCCGACGACCTCACCGCCGCCCCCAACGCGGGCCTCTACCTCGGTGCCCCGGCCCTCGCCTTCGTCCTGCAGACCGCCGCGGGCTCGACCGACCGCTACCGCAACGCGCTGGAGAAGCTGGAGGACGCCACCATCTCAATCACCCGGCGCCGTCTGACCGAGGCCCACGCACGTATCAACCGCGGCGAACGGCCCGAGATGAAGGAATTCGACCTGATCCGGGGGCTCACCGGGTTCGCCGCCCATCACCTCACCCGCCACCCGGACCACGAGATCACCGCCGATACGCTCGCCTACCTCGTACGCCTGACCGAACCCCCCTCGCGCCGGGGCGACGCCCTGCCTCCGTGGTGGACCGGCGTCTCTCCCAATGGCGAGCCGACGCCGGACTTCCCCGGAGGTCACGGGAACTTCGGACTGGCCCACGGCATCGGCGCGCCCCTGTCCGTCATCTCGCTGGCGCTCCTGCGCGGTGCCGACGTCCCGGGATTGGCCGACGCCGCCGGGCGGATCTGCGCCTGGACCGACCAATGGCGGCAGGGCGACGACACCGAACCGTGGTGGCCGGGGTTCATCACGTTCGACCAAGCGGCAGAGGGGCACGTCGAACCGGCTCTCCGCCCCCGGCCGTCTTGGTGCTACGGAGTGGCGGGCACCGCCCGTGCCCAACAACTCGCCGGTCTCGCGCTGCACGAGCCCGCCCGCGTCCGCGCCGCCGAGAACGCGATGCTCGCCGCCCTGCGCGACCCGGCCCAACTGGACCGGATCCCCGGCATCGGGCTGTGCCACGGAACGGCCGGCCTGCTCCACGCCGCGTGGCGGATAGCCGACCAGACCGGAAGCCCGGCCATCACGGCGGAGCTGCCGCAGATGATCGACAGGCTGACGGCCGCGCTCGACCAGTCCGACCGCAACCCCGAACTCCTCGACGGCGCCGCCGGAGCGGCCCTGGTCCTGCACACCGTCGGCACCGGAACCGTCGCCGCCCCGTACTGGGATACCTTCCTCGCCCTGGCCTGA
- a CDS encoding lantibiotic dehydratase, which produces MYAHVDAALLRAGAWDPDELVQPWPDPGGDADSWRAWLERTLRIPGFAEALEQASPALARRVRDIRDEQDLPERVVRKAMFAVLRYLLRASSRATPFGFFAGVAPVSLADAATVRIGSGHRAVVRADAVWLTTVIERLEADRALLPRLMVRTHSLVAEKDGHWVLDHRGTGGSGGAPARVEVRATSPVTSALATARHPIRVTDLAAKLAGDFPRVPAEVIAKLLADLIAQRLLVTNLRAPMTTTNPLNHLLNALDAAEAGNLQPAGATVARLRSLTHALARPHTSPEYGEQRAQLTAEMRHIAPGTAPVLRTDLRIDGEATVPTTVADEAARAATALVRLARQPFLSRAWANWHSRFLERYGPRALVPVLNAVDGDTGIGYPAGFLGGPPAPASAPLTERDGKLLALAQNAALRRQHEIVVDDAMINVLTLIGPDIGVQPTTELIARINAASTDALGDGEFTLAVTGVSRTAGTVTGRFLHLLDADDRERMAKAYATAATATDGALPVQISVPPLHASTENVARAPAVMPAVLVGGECHKHTGERVLLDDIAVTADVHRLYLVSRSRRRPLEFVTLNAVEPVHRTHPLVRFLAEATHAMGAPCAVFDWGAATTLPYLPAVRYGRTILSPARWLLTAADLADREADQPRWDSSLAAWREQVAVPSTVYVGDGDQRLRLDLDEPAHRVLLRAQVQRSGTAVLRVEAAPDAGWIGGRPHELVIPLARTGPGRRAPWWLDRETGTSDGHGHFPGCDGRFHFQLYARPERHGGILGRLPELLSEIGGTTRWWFLPYRDPDEHLRLRLVVPADHAEGAPAAIGGWTRALRRAGLISRVRWDTDFPETARFGGPAAIDAAEAFFAADSEAAAAQLAASTANSGLDAQAVTATSMIDLTTGLLGNSADAMAWLIHHARTTSTAPTRGVYEQAVALGNPYGHDALTRYPGGERIAAAWAQRRETLAGYRAVLDTAGTTDVNVLLPELLHLHHTRVAGIDLDAEGQCLHLARAAALSWTARGRTRS; this is translated from the coding sequence GTGTACGCGCACGTCGATGCCGCGCTGCTGCGGGCCGGGGCCTGGGACCCGGACGAACTCGTCCAGCCGTGGCCCGACCCGGGCGGAGACGCGGACTCTTGGCGGGCGTGGCTGGAGAGAACCCTTCGGATACCCGGCTTCGCGGAAGCTCTGGAGCAGGCCAGTCCCGCGCTGGCCCGCCGCGTCCGGGACATCCGCGATGAACAGGACCTGCCCGAACGCGTCGTACGGAAGGCGATGTTCGCCGTCCTGCGGTATCTGCTGCGGGCGTCGAGCAGGGCCACCCCGTTCGGCTTCTTCGCCGGAGTGGCACCCGTGAGCTTGGCCGACGCGGCGACGGTGCGTATCGGCTCCGGGCACCGGGCCGTCGTCAGAGCCGACGCGGTGTGGCTGACCACGGTGATCGAGCGGCTGGAAGCGGACCGAGCCCTGCTGCCGCGCCTGATGGTGCGGACCCATTCGCTGGTGGCGGAGAAGGACGGGCATTGGGTGCTCGACCACCGGGGCACCGGCGGCTCGGGCGGCGCCCCGGCCCGGGTAGAGGTCCGCGCCACCTCGCCGGTCACCTCGGCCCTGGCTACGGCCCGGCATCCCATCCGGGTCACGGACCTCGCCGCCAAGCTGGCCGGCGACTTCCCCCGCGTGCCCGCCGAGGTGATCGCCAAGCTGCTGGCGGATCTGATTGCCCAGCGCCTCCTGGTCACGAATCTCCGCGCCCCGATGACCACGACGAACCCGCTGAACCACCTTCTGAACGCCCTCGACGCGGCCGAAGCCGGGAACCTCCAGCCGGCCGGCGCCACCGTCGCGCGGCTCCGGTCTCTCACCCACGCTCTGGCCCGGCCCCACACCTCCCCCGAATACGGCGAACAACGGGCCCAGCTCACCGCCGAGATGCGCCACATCGCCCCCGGCACCGCACCGGTACTCCGGACCGACCTGCGGATCGACGGGGAGGCGACGGTCCCGACCACGGTCGCCGACGAAGCGGCACGGGCCGCGACGGCACTCGTACGTCTGGCACGCCAACCGTTCCTCAGCCGCGCATGGGCGAACTGGCACAGCCGCTTCCTGGAACGGTACGGCCCGCGCGCCCTTGTCCCGGTCCTGAACGCGGTGGACGGTGACACCGGCATCGGCTACCCGGCCGGGTTCCTCGGCGGACCGCCCGCCCCGGCGAGCGCCCCGCTGACCGAGAGGGACGGAAAACTGCTGGCGCTCGCGCAGAACGCGGCCCTGCGCCGGCAGCACGAGATCGTGGTGGACGATGCCATGATCAACGTGCTCACCCTGATCGGTCCCGACATCGGCGTTCAGCCGACGACGGAGCTGATCGCCCGTATCAACGCCGCCAGCACCGACGCCCTCGGGGACGGGGAGTTCACGCTCGCGGTCACCGGGGTGTCCCGGACCGCTGGGACGGTGACCGGACGGTTCCTCCACCTCCTCGACGCCGACGATCGCGAGCGGATGGCAAAGGCGTACGCGACGGCGGCGACCGCGACCGACGGCGCCCTGCCCGTGCAGATATCCGTGCCCCCGCTCCACGCATCCACCGAGAACGTCGCCCGCGCCCCGGCCGTGATGCCCGCGGTCCTCGTCGGGGGCGAGTGCCACAAGCACACCGGGGAGCGAGTGCTCCTGGACGACATCGCGGTGACCGCCGATGTCCACCGCCTCTACCTGGTTTCGCGGTCCCGGCGGCGCCCGCTGGAGTTCGTGACCCTCAACGCGGTGGAGCCGGTCCACCGCACCCATCCGCTGGTCCGGTTCCTGGCCGAGGCCACCCATGCGATGGGCGCCCCGTGCGCGGTCTTCGACTGGGGAGCCGCGACAACGCTGCCGTACCTTCCCGCAGTGCGCTACGGCCGCACGATCCTGTCCCCGGCCCGGTGGCTGCTCACCGCCGCCGACCTCGCCGACCGCGAGGCGGACCAGCCACGGTGGGACTCCTCCCTGGCCGCGTGGCGGGAACAGGTCGCCGTCCCGAGCACGGTGTACGTCGGCGACGGCGACCAGCGCCTCCGTCTCGACCTGGATGAACCGGCGCACCGGGTGCTGCTTCGCGCGCAGGTACAGCGTTCGGGCACTGCCGTGCTCCGCGTGGAGGCGGCCCCGGACGCGGGGTGGATCGGCGGGCGCCCCCACGAGCTGGTCATTCCTCTCGCCCGAACTGGCCCGGGACGGAGGGCACCGTGGTGGCTGGACCGCGAGACCGGGACATCGGACGGGCACGGGCACTTCCCCGGCTGCGATGGCAGGTTCCACTTTCAGCTCTACGCCCGCCCCGAACGCCACGGCGGCATCCTGGGCCGTCTGCCCGAACTGCTGTCGGAAATCGGCGGTACGACCCGGTGGTGGTTCCTGCCCTACCGCGACCCCGACGAGCATTTACGGCTCCGGCTCGTCGTACCGGCCGACCACGCCGAGGGCGCCCCGGCGGCGATCGGCGGCTGGACCCGGGCACTGCGCCGGGCCGGGCTGATCTCCCGGGTGCGCTGGGACACCGACTTCCCCGAGACCGCCCGCTTCGGCGGGCCGGCGGCGATCGACGCCGCCGAAGCGTTCTTCGCGGCGGACTCCGAGGCCGCTGCCGCGCAGCTCGCCGCCAGCACGGCGAACAGCGGCCTCGACGCCCAAGCCGTCACCGCCACCAGCATGATCGACCTCACGACCGGCCTGCTCGGGAACTCGGCCGACGCGATGGCCTGGCTGATCCACCACGCCCGCACCACCAGCACCGCCCCCACCCGCGGCGTATACGAACAAGCGGTCGCCCTCGGCAACCCGTACGGCCACGACGCCCTGACCCGGTATCCCGGCGGTGAGCGGATCGCCGCCGCGTGGGCCCAGCGGCGCGAGACGCTGGCCGGCTACCGGGCTGTGCTCGACACGGCGGGCACCACCGACGTGAATGTCCTGCTGCCCGAGCTGCTGCATCTCCACCACACCCGCGTCGCCGGGATCGACCTCGACGCCGAAGGCCAGTGCCTGCACCTCGCCCGCGCCGCCGCCCTGAGCTGGACCGCACGAGGAAGGACCAGGTCGTGA
- a CDS encoding FxLD family lanthipeptide, whose translation MSVQQIEDAALAPHPQNAGEEESFEDWDLDVSIVESGPSADRLIRMTDDGCGVTCESACSTTCP comes from the coding sequence GTGTCCGTACAGCAGATCGAAGATGCGGCGTTAGCGCCGCACCCGCAGAACGCGGGCGAGGAGGAGAGCTTCGAGGACTGGGACCTGGATGTCTCGATCGTGGAGTCCGGCCCGTCGGCCGACCGGCTCATCCGGATGACCGACGACGGCTGCGGCGTGACCTGCGAGTCCGCCTGCTCGACCACCTGCCCGTAG
- the fxlM gene encoding methyltransferase, FxLD system produces MTTVRDKNIDEEAASLRAAMVRELRDLGAITSDSVADAVAAVPRHLFAVGEPLKAAYAANQALVIKRDEDGTALSSLSATHIQAVMLEQAGIEPGMRVLEVGSGGYNAALIAELVGKEGASISVDIDAEIVERARKCLDAAGYEQVEVVRADAAVGVPELAPFDRIIVTAGAWDLPSAWLDQLSERGRIVVPLRMRGLTRSIAFDRAGGREAELVSDSYRLCGFVPMQGASAYTERLVHVTDGLALRVDDQKQDFDTDALAAAVRSARLEVWSGAAFDLPDELELFLATNTPEMVMLHGSKDLVDQGLLALSVTRGVPALVSGGSFAYRTKRANEETGGFESGVLAHGPDAEQVAARYVELLRRWASDHQRRGAARISYRPMPAGTAEPSQGVVAKRLGAVAFSWS; encoded by the coding sequence GTGACTACGGTACGAGACAAGAATATTGATGAGGAAGCGGCTTCGCTGCGGGCGGCCATGGTGCGTGAGCTGCGCGATCTGGGGGCGATCACCTCTGACTCCGTCGCCGACGCGGTGGCCGCTGTGCCCCGGCATCTGTTCGCCGTCGGCGAGCCGCTGAAGGCCGCGTACGCAGCCAACCAGGCCCTGGTGATCAAGCGGGACGAGGACGGTACGGCACTCAGCTCGCTGTCGGCCACACACATCCAGGCGGTGATGCTGGAGCAGGCCGGAATCGAGCCCGGCATGCGGGTCCTCGAAGTCGGCTCCGGTGGCTATAACGCCGCGCTGATCGCCGAGCTGGTCGGCAAAGAGGGCGCGTCAATCTCGGTGGACATCGACGCGGAGATCGTCGAGCGCGCCCGGAAGTGTCTGGACGCGGCTGGGTACGAACAGGTCGAGGTGGTGCGGGCCGACGCCGCCGTCGGGGTACCGGAGCTGGCTCCGTTCGACCGGATCATCGTCACCGCCGGGGCCTGGGACCTCCCGTCGGCGTGGCTGGACCAGCTCTCCGAGCGCGGCCGGATCGTCGTCCCGCTCCGGATGCGCGGGCTGACCCGGTCGATCGCGTTCGACCGGGCCGGCGGCCGGGAAGCGGAGCTGGTCAGCGACAGCTACCGCCTGTGTGGTTTCGTGCCCATGCAGGGTGCCAGCGCGTACACCGAGCGACTCGTTCACGTCACCGATGGCCTCGCCCTGCGCGTCGATGATCAGAAGCAGGACTTCGACACCGACGCCTTGGCCGCCGCTGTGCGCTCGGCCCGGCTGGAGGTGTGGTCTGGGGCAGCGTTCGATCTGCCGGACGAGCTGGAACTGTTCCTGGCGACGAACACGCCGGAGATGGTGATGCTCCACGGCAGCAAGGACCTGGTCGATCAGGGGCTTCTCGCTCTGTCGGTGACGCGCGGCGTCCCGGCACTGGTCAGCGGCGGCAGCTTTGCCTACCGCACGAAGCGAGCGAACGAGGAGACTGGTGGCTTCGAGAGCGGTGTCCTCGCCCACGGTCCCGACGCCGAACAGGTCGCCGCGCGCTACGTCGAGCTGCTTCGCCGATGGGCGTCGGACCACCAGCGGCGCGGGGCTGCCCGTATCTCGTACCGGCCGATGCCCGCCGGTACGGCTGAACCGTCCCAGGGGGTTGTGGCGAAGCGGCTTGGCGCCGTCGCCTTCTCCTGGTCGTAG
- a CDS encoding CYTH domain-containing protein, giving the protein MLQRYHLGHDADHVRDALTMAGAHLTGEDFRLDSYYRPPGTFGEPHDLTHWIELRHHSTDHTLRHTRCSPASRQAEATRETIDIGIDDPEETGAFLDRLGAHLLVTVKIEVEHWTIETPTGPDHTTITLERAESWGWFAELQSASTPIDSTAVDLTLTNLKKRLRADLGRRLNVLPHWAFLPSDSMPHRQNTGPGSRI; this is encoded by the coding sequence GTGTTACAGCGATACCACCTCGGACACGACGCCGATCACGTCCGCGACGCCCTCACCATGGCCGGGGCCCATCTGACCGGCGAGGACTTCCGGCTGGACTCCTACTACCGGCCCCCCGGCACCTTCGGCGAACCGCACGACCTGACCCACTGGATCGAACTGCGGCACCACAGCACCGACCACACCCTGCGCCACACCCGGTGCAGCCCCGCCTCCCGACAAGCCGAGGCAACCCGCGAGACGATCGACATCGGAATCGACGACCCCGAGGAGACCGGCGCCTTCCTCGACCGGCTCGGCGCACACCTCCTCGTCACAGTGAAGATCGAAGTCGAGCACTGGACCATCGAAACCCCGACCGGCCCCGACCACACCACCATCACCCTGGAGCGCGCCGAGTCATGGGGCTGGTTCGCAGAACTGCAGTCGGCAAGCACACCCATCGACTCCACGGCAGTAGACCTCACCCTCACCAACCTGAAAAAGCGTCTTCGTGCGGACCTCGGCCGACGGCTGAACGTACTGCCCCACTGGGCCTTCCTGCCCTCCGACAGCATGCCCCACCGGCAGAACACCGGACCCGGGAGCCGGATATGA
- a CDS encoding Scr1 family TA system antitoxin-like transcriptional regulator: MTASARPRPGPVVGGAVLRAMRQAHRLTAQQLATEAGISTRALHRAETGRSTPREAPVIHRIIERYAPDWPVHACELLQLAHSSGSVRDYGTGSYDRLAALESLSGTLVLAALDTIPAPLRATGYQQALREAGDIPLHSPSRALRHPGHGKKLMVYLGEMALYQLGGPDIAAEQIDHLIGLAPYTPIHVIPWGPSRLATHLRPHPATVYAQYWFRPTPLDSAETLALGAWYPTPEQSVIPAVLDTCRTQALPRTESLDVLRAAQQHHARRRGLPAQPPADTKATARSFRPRSPAPC; this comes from the coding sequence ATGACGGCCTCGGCCCGGCCCCGCCCCGGGCCCGTCGTCGGCGGCGCCGTCCTGCGCGCCATGCGCCAGGCCCACCGCCTGACCGCCCAGCAGCTCGCCACCGAGGCCGGAATCAGCACCCGGGCCCTGCACCGTGCCGAAACCGGCCGCAGTACCCCCCGTGAGGCACCGGTCATCCATCGGATCATCGAACGGTATGCGCCCGACTGGCCCGTCCATGCCTGCGAACTCCTCCAACTCGCCCACAGCTCCGGCTCCGTACGGGACTACGGCACCGGTTCCTACGACCGCCTCGCGGCCCTCGAATCCCTGTCCGGGACCCTCGTCCTCGCCGCCCTGGACACCATCCCCGCACCCCTGCGCGCCACCGGATACCAACAGGCCCTCCGGGAAGCGGGCGACATACCGCTCCACAGCCCTTCCCGCGCTCTCCGCCATCCCGGGCACGGAAAGAAGCTCATGGTCTATCTCGGCGAGATGGCGCTCTACCAGCTCGGCGGTCCCGACATCGCCGCCGAACAGATCGACCATCTGATCGGCCTGGCCCCGTACACGCCCATCCACGTCATCCCCTGGGGCCCCAGCCGGCTCGCCACCCACCTCCGGCCCCACCCCGCCACCGTCTACGCCCAGTACTGGTTCCGGCCCACACCCCTCGACTCCGCCGAAACCCTCGCCCTGGGCGCCTGGTACCCCACCCCCGAACAGTCGGTGATTCCCGCCGTCCTCGATACCTGCCGCACCCAGGCACTACCCCGCACCGAAAGCCTGGACGTCCTGCGAGCCGCCCAGCAACACCACGCACGACGCCGCGGACTACCGGCACAACCGCCCGCGGACACCAAAGCCACAGCCCGCTCATTCCGTCCCCGGAGCCCCGCGCCCTGCTGA
- a CDS encoding NUDIX hydrolase: protein MPPRPTQPEIAAAVIINNSRLLLVLRAVPEPGLTWQLPAGKVENHETPQEAAVREAEEETGLRVRAVNLLGSRVHPTTGRLIHYVLCTAVAETAHRPSAAEIAGVAWVPYAQLPAFVPGGFHAPVQQHIDQACSTAGREGAL from the coding sequence GTGCCGCCACGCCCGACCCAGCCCGAAATCGCGGCTGCGGTGATCATCAACAACAGCAGACTGCTCCTGGTTCTGCGCGCCGTACCCGAGCCGGGGCTGACCTGGCAGCTCCCGGCCGGAAAAGTCGAAAACCATGAGACCCCGCAGGAAGCCGCCGTCCGCGAAGCCGAGGAAGAGACCGGTCTCCGTGTCCGTGCCGTAAACCTCCTCGGCTCCCGCGTCCACCCCACCACAGGCCGCCTGATCCACTACGTGCTCTGCACCGCCGTCGCCGAGACGGCTCACCGGCCCAGCGCCGCGGAGATCGCCGGTGTCGCCTGGGTCCCCTACGCCCAGCTCCCCGCCTTCGTCCCCGGCGGGTTCCACGCCCCCGTCCAACAGCACATCGACCAGGCCTGCAGCACGGCCGGTCGGGAAGGGGCACTATGA